One genomic window of Methanosalsum zhilinae DSM 4017 includes the following:
- a CDS encoding ABC transporter substrate-binding protein: protein MKYSYRPIICSVFAVLLVVLCISGCLGDNGDTEQNGIEGSHESVLRIAQTFGPSHSLDPASDWVGWYVRQAGIYETLFSYDENMELVPELATGYEAIDEVTWEVRLRDDVKFHDGTPMDADAVVYSIERVMNPDNRRSSQYRFIEDVYAVDNYTVHIVTQKAYAPTIASLTDPIVSIVNPNVDNLAGNPSGTGPFIYSSFNPDIRLEVKKNENYWGDLARVDRVVIEYVSDPLTRALKIEGRDVHIADSIPPSEVARLDARPHLKMVNEETMRTAFMYVNTNKEPLDDVRVRQAISHAINREQVVNAALEGFGGSPAIGMFPSNFMWSANDEIEPYHHDTDKALELLSEAGIEDTTGDGRLEYNGEPFTIDIKTYSARPELRPAAEVMAIQLKSIGIESKAVTLESGALSADMNNGNYDLALYAWGIAPTGDPDYFLTQHFESGNTYAEWTGYSNPDVDEWLSIARTDPDENVRMEYYNKVQKQVHEDCPQLFVFYYKKTVGLADEVDGFVLYPNEITVLTNNIGI, encoded by the coding sequence ATGAAATATAGTTATAGACCTATTATATGTTCTGTTTTTGCTGTCCTTTTAGTGGTTCTCTGTATATCCGGCTGTCTAGGGGACAATGGTGATACAGAGCAAAATGGTATTGAAGGTTCTCATGAAAGTGTGTTGCGTATAGCTCAAACGTTTGGTCCATCACATTCCCTGGATCCTGCGTCTGATTGGGTCGGATGGTATGTAAGACAGGCTGGTATCTATGAGACGCTGTTCAGTTATGATGAGAATATGGAACTTGTACCCGAGCTGGCTACAGGGTATGAAGCAATAGATGAGGTAACATGGGAGGTTCGATTAAGGGATGATGTAAAATTCCATGACGGTACTCCAATGGATGCGGATGCCGTAGTATATTCCATTGAAAGGGTAATGAATCCTGATAATAGGCGTAGTAGCCAATATCGCTTTATCGAGGATGTGTATGCTGTGGATAATTATACTGTACATATAGTTACACAAAAAGCTTATGCACCGACTATTGCAAGTTTAACTGACCCTATAGTTTCCATAGTAAATCCCAATGTAGATAATCTTGCAGGCAATCCTTCAGGAACGGGTCCATTCATCTACTCTTCGTTTAATCCTGATATCAGACTTGAAGTGAAGAAGAACGAGAATTACTGGGGTGATCTGGCACGTGTGGATAGGGTAGTGATAGAGTATGTGAGCGACCCGTTGACCCGGGCATTGAAAATCGAAGGCAGGGATGTGCATATTGCTGACAGTATACCCCCATCTGAGGTTGCAAGGCTGGACGCTCGTCCACACTTAAAAATGGTCAATGAGGAAACTATGAGGACTGCGTTCATGTACGTCAACACAAATAAGGAGCCACTTGATGATGTGCGTGTAAGACAGGCTATAAGCCATGCTATCAACAGAGAACAGGTGGTCAATGCGGCACTTGAAGGATTTGGAGGCAGTCCTGCAATAGGTATGTTCCCATCCAATTTCATGTGGTCAGCTAATGATGAAATTGAACCTTACCACCATGATACTGATAAGGCACTGGAGTTGCTCAGTGAGGCAGGTATTGAGGATACTACAGGAGATGGTAGGTTAGAATATAATGGGGAACCGTTCACCATTGATATCAAGACATATTCGGCACGTCCTGAACTTCGACCTGCAGCGGAAGTGATGGCCATTCAGCTCAAATCGATAGGTATTGAGAGTAAGGCAGTGACACTTGAAAGTGGCGCACTTAGCGCTGATATGAATAATGGTAACTATGACCTTGCACTCTATGCCTGGGGTATAGCTCCAACAGGTGACCCTGACTATTTCCTGACACAACATTTCGAATCAGGCAATACTTATGCTGAATGGACGGGGTACTCTAACCCGGATGTGGACGAGTGGTTAAGTATTGCAAGGACCGATCCTGATGAGAACGTGAGGATGGAGTATTATAATAAGGTTCAGAAACAGGTTCATGAGGACTGTCCCCAACTGTTCGTATTCTATTACAAAAAGACAGTAGGACTTGCAGATGAAGTTGATGGATTCGTGTTATATCCAAACGAGATAACGGTCCTAACGAACAATATTGGTATCTGA
- a CDS encoding molybdopterin dinucleotide binding domain-containing protein: protein MKLEANLITGRTAYQGSYLEYKTSPRYFEECAYCELNPEDLSQLGVSEGECLKVSNEHGEVIVKAKANSGNPRGIAFIPMGPWANAVVDPDTHGCGMPGFKGIPSQIEKSDKEPLDMKSLMRTYCQ from the coding sequence ATGAAATTGGAAGCAAACCTTATAACTGGAAGAACTGCTTACCAGGGGTCTTATCTTGAATATAAGACCAGTCCAAGGTATTTTGAGGAATGTGCATACTGCGAACTCAATCCCGAAGACCTCAGCCAGCTGGGAGTATCTGAGGGTGAGTGCCTGAAGGTCAGTAATGAACACGGAGAAGTTATTGTAAAAGCAAAAGCAAACAGCGGAAATCCCAGGGGAATTGCATTTATCCCTATGGGCCCGTGGGCAAATGCTGTGGTCGATCCTGATACCCATGGATGCGGTATGCCAGGATTTAAGGGAATACCATCACAGATCGAGAAAAGTGATAAGGAACCACTTGATATGAAATCACTCATGAGAACATACTGTCAGTAA
- a CDS encoding ABC transporter ATP-binding protein, with protein sequence MLKLRDVKISFLSSEGLLAPVDSVDIDLKEKETFTIIGESGCGKSLIANSILGLLPKDAEISGRIYLEEEDLLSLPEKSLKKIRGRRVGMVFQNPSSSLNPVFTMRSQLAEIMKYSGMSPALQNMVDLMQKVGINDPLHRLAQYPHQLSGGLKQRFAVAFGTASDPDILIADEPTTGLDITLKMQLIDMLAQLHSQRSILLITHDLDVAYTLSDKIGVMYAGEIVEVAPVSSFFSKPLHPYSRKLIESHPLREMKPIPGNSPHIAERPQGCRFSSRCEHGDLCCCSTHPEMVQVDEDRFVRCLAYA encoded by the coding sequence TTGTTAAAGTTGCGTGACGTGAAGATAAGCTTTCTTTCATCTGAAGGTTTACTGGCACCTGTAGATTCAGTAGATATCGATCTAAAAGAGAAAGAAACATTTACTATTATTGGTGAATCAGGGTGCGGGAAATCTCTTATTGCAAACTCTATACTGGGTCTGCTGCCAAAGGATGCTGAAATATCAGGCCGAATTTATCTTGAGGAAGAGGATCTTCTGTCCCTTCCTGAAAAATCACTAAAGAAGATCAGAGGCAGACGTGTGGGAATGGTATTCCAGAACCCCTCCAGCTCATTGAATCCTGTTTTCACTATGAGGTCACAGCTGGCTGAGATCATGAAATACTCTGGTATGTCGCCAGCACTTCAAAACATGGTAGATCTCATGCAAAAGGTTGGGATAAATGATCCCTTACACAGGCTGGCCCAATATCCTCATCAGCTGAGTGGTGGCTTGAAACAAAGATTTGCTGTGGCCTTTGGTACTGCCAGCGATCCGGATATTTTAATCGCTGATGAGCCTACCACTGGTCTTGATATTACCCTTAAGATGCAGCTGATCGATATGCTAGCACAGTTACATTCCCAGCGCTCGATACTCCTGATAACCCATGATCTTGATGTAGCCTATACCCTGTCGGATAAAATCGGTGTCATGTATGCAGGTGAAATCGTGGAAGTGGCACCAGTATCATCATTTTTTTCAAAACCTCTGCATCCGTATTCCAGGAAATTGATAGAGTCGCATCCGTTACGTGAAATGAAACCCATTCCAGGTAATTCTCCACATATCGCAGAACGGCCACAGGGCTGCAGATTCAGTTCAAGGTGTGAACATGGGGATCTCTGCTGTTGTAGTACACATCCTGAAATGGTGCAGGTGGATGAGGACCGGTTCGTGAGGTGTCTTGCTTATGCTTGA
- a CDS encoding class I SAM-dependent methyltransferase, producing the protein MDVKKQIQDYWDWRSTSYINGVTGLEGEERELWKQALSLHLGEGRLKILDVGTGRGFLALLLAEMGHEVTAVDISQSMVDRAEKEAESRGLDVTFSKCDAEDLPFDDGMFDVVVNKYLLWTLPNPDKALSEWNRVLSPENGKVIAIDGNWFDPAPTKRVKRWLSKLVKNIGVRDRKTSYTSSNRFDQHYSGFNDSLPLYLDVRPESVTPLFLQAGFDDVKFSELKEIHEYNLRQLHPVLRILNTDSVFLVAANKISIRK; encoded by the coding sequence ATGGATGTTAAGAAACAGATACAGGATTATTGGGACTGGAGAAGCACGAGTTATATCAATGGTGTGACCGGTCTTGAAGGAGAAGAAAGGGAACTCTGGAAACAGGCCCTTTCTCTCCATTTAGGTGAAGGCAGGCTAAAGATCCTGGATGTGGGTACAGGCCGGGGTTTCCTTGCATTGTTATTGGCTGAGATGGGACATGAGGTCACAGCAGTTGATATTTCACAATCAATGGTAGACAGGGCAGAGAAGGAAGCAGAAAGTAGAGGGCTGGATGTAACTTTTTCAAAATGTGATGCTGAGGATCTGCCATTTGATGACGGGATGTTTGATGTTGTAGTGAACAAATATCTTCTATGGACTCTGCCCAACCCTGATAAGGCTTTAAGTGAATGGAACCGGGTACTATCGCCTGAAAATGGTAAGGTGATTGCAATTGATGGCAACTGGTTCGACCCTGCTCCCACTAAAAGAGTAAAGAGATGGTTAAGCAAGCTTGTGAAAAATATTGGTGTCAGGGACAGGAAGACCAGTTATACCAGTTCTAACAGGTTTGATCAGCATTATTCAGGGTTCAATGATTCCTTACCTCTATACCTTGATGTAAGACCTGAAAGCGTTACTCCGTTATTCCTGCAGGCAGGATTTGATGATGTAAAATTCAGTGAATTGAAAGAGATACATGAATATAACTTAAGACAATTACATCCCGTTTTACGCATACTGAATACTGACTCTGTATTTCTGGTTGCTGCTAATAAAATATCTATAAGGAAATAG
- a CDS encoding ABC transporter permease: MMRIIANRSMVIGMVLAGVMVMVALFAPWLAPNDPQESNLDERLVAPEYSLSSQYPFGTDHLGRCILSRALFATRISLLIGISVISLSLVTGTVIGAVSGYSGGVVDEIIMRVVDAFLSFPGMFVALAVAGIFGGSIVGLVVALTLVEWTVFARISRGSVISVKNMDYVLASKAMGAGSGHILKYHILPNITSPLLVIATLGMGYVILAAASLSFLGLGVSSYPELGMMVSDGRFFLQSAPHVMFFPGMFIVSIVLGFNFIGDGLRDIFDPRDTKQRWRVF, from the coding sequence ATGATGAGAATAATAGCTAATAGGAGCATGGTAATAGGCATGGTACTGGCAGGTGTCATGGTAATGGTTGCACTGTTTGCACCATGGCTTGCTCCAAATGATCCTCAGGAGTCTAATCTTGATGAGAGATTAGTTGCACCTGAATATTCATTATCCTCGCAATATCCTTTTGGAACAGATCACCTGGGAAGGTGTATATTGAGCCGTGCATTGTTTGCTACAAGGATTAGTCTGTTGATAGGTATATCCGTTATATCCCTGTCACTGGTTACAGGAACTGTTATTGGTGCAGTATCAGGATATTCTGGTGGTGTGGTGGATGAGATCATTATGAGAGTTGTGGATGCATTTCTGTCCTTTCCCGGAATGTTTGTGGCACTTGCTGTGGCTGGTATTTTCGGTGGGTCAATTGTAGGGCTGGTGGTCGCACTTACACTGGTCGAATGGACGGTATTTGCACGGATCAGTCGGGGATCTGTTATATCTGTTAAGAATATGGATTATGTATTAGCTTCCAAGGCTATGGGTGCAGGAAGTGGGCATATATTGAAGTATCATATATTACCAAACATTACTTCACCCCTGCTGGTCATTGCTACCTTAGGTATGGGTTATGTTATACTTGCAGCAGCCAGCCTCAGTTTCCTGGGACTGGGAGTATCCTCATATCCTGAACTTGGAATGATGGTGAGCGATGGCAGATTCTTCTTACAATCAGCACCACATGTAATGTTTTTCCCAGGAATGTTCATTGTAAGCATTGTTCTGGGCTTTAATTTTATTGGTGACGGATTGAGGGACATATTTGATCCCAGGGATACTAAACAAAGATGGAGAGTGTTCTAA
- a CDS encoding formylglycine-generating enzyme family protein gives MGTNKTKVHVNSIGMELVKISPGRFLMGSEFEVDESPVHEKTIPHPFYLGRYPVTQIQWSELMHDNPAYFKGATNPVDQVSWYDVQEFVERLNSAEGTDKYSLPSEAEWEYACRAGSNTRFSFGDDEKLLGEYCWYDSNSYSKSQPVGRKRSNDWGLYDMHGNLWEWCQDRWHDTYNGAPMYNEPWSEGHSEGRVIRGGCWHSFPDYCRSSKRYCIEPGERHYSLGFRILRRV, from the coding sequence ATGGGAACTAACAAAACTAAAGTTCATGTAAACAGTATTGGAATGGAACTGGTTAAGATCTCTCCTGGAAGGTTCCTGATGGGGTCTGAATTCGAGGTGGATGAAAGTCCTGTTCATGAGAAGACCATCCCCCACCCCTTTTATCTTGGAAGATATCCAGTAACACAGATCCAGTGGAGTGAACTGATGCATGATAATCCTGCATACTTTAAAGGTGCCACCAATCCTGTAGATCAAGTATCATGGTATGATGTTCAGGAGTTTGTTGAGAGACTCAATTCTGCCGAGGGTACTGATAAATACAGTTTACCATCAGAAGCTGAATGGGAATATGCGTGCAGGGCAGGTAGTAATACCAGGTTTTCATTTGGTGATGATGAAAAGCTTCTTGGAGAGTATTGCTGGTATGACTCAAATTCATACTCTAAATCGCAACCTGTAGGCAGAAAGAGGAGCAATGACTGGGGATTGTATGACATGCATGGTAACCTCTGGGAATGGTGTCAGGACAGGTGGCATGATACTTATAATGGTGCTCCAATGTATAATGAGCCATGGAGTGAGGGCCATTCAGAAGGACGTGTGATACGAGGAGGGTGCTGGCACAGTTTTCCAGATTATTGCAGGTCATCCAAGAGATACTGTATAGAGCCTGGAGAACGACATTATAGTCTGGGGTTTCGCATATTGAGGCGAGTATGA
- a CDS encoding formylmethanofuran dehydrogenase subunit A has translation MSELIIKNAAVCDPVNGINCENMDLAVKDGKIVESVSSDAKVIDAGGRLTMAGAIDGHTHCAGKINVGRLMSPHDMRMNPVPGLSGLQEPTLYTRAQSGYNTPNTFALGYRYSKLGYTTLSEAAISMLSARHTHEEFESIPILDKWGLTLFGNNWHVMNYVRDQEPEKLAAYIAWGLKASRGFGIKIVNPGGGEAWGWGKNVNSVDDVVPDFDVTPRQILLGLAEANEALRLPHSVHVHCNNLGKPGNYETTIETMKLMESVKTTRDRQALHLAHLQFHSYGGNSWREFESATPQITDYINSADHLTFDMGQVIFGPAMTMTADGPLEYSNARMLHAKWSNKDVELEDGAGVVPIEYSPKSFVNAVQWAIGLELALMVEDPWKVMFTTDSPNGGSFVNYPEAYALLMSAKKRQQIIESLPDLAVDRMVLPGIDRELDFYELAILTRGIQSKMFSMDNIGHLGVGADADIAIYDMIPGQVDPGTEHEKLKKAFSATSCTIKRGNVVVQDGEIVATPAGRTYWVNAAGCVKGEVQEAAMKDIKNNFRRYYTVGIANYMVEDDYLPHPVEITTEVN, from the coding sequence ATGTCTGAACTTATTATCAAAAATGCAGCTGTATGTGATCCTGTTAACGGAATTAACTGTGAAAATATGGATCTGGCTGTAAAGGATGGAAAGATTGTAGAAAGTGTATCATCCGATGCAAAGGTGATTGATGCAGGTGGCAGGCTCACAATGGCAGGTGCAATTGACGGGCACACCCACTGTGCAGGCAAGATCAATGTAGGTCGATTGATGAGCCCCCATGATATGAGAATGAACCCTGTGCCTGGACTATCGGGATTGCAGGAGCCAACACTCTATACAAGGGCACAGTCCGGGTACAATACACCAAACACCTTTGCTCTGGGATACAGGTACTCCAAGCTTGGATATACCACTCTTTCAGAAGCTGCAATTTCAATGCTGTCTGCCAGGCATACCCATGAAGAATTTGAATCCATACCGATCCTGGACAAATGGGGTCTGACACTTTTTGGAAACAACTGGCATGTCATGAACTATGTACGTGATCAGGAGCCAGAGAAGCTTGCAGCCTACATTGCATGGGGTCTGAAGGCAAGCCGTGGTTTTGGAATCAAAATAGTAAATCCGGGAGGAGGAGAAGCATGGGGCTGGGGTAAGAACGTTAACTCAGTAGACGATGTGGTCCCTGACTTTGATGTAACTCCACGCCAGATACTGCTTGGGCTGGCAGAAGCAAACGAAGCACTAAGACTGCCCCACTCCGTGCATGTACACTGTAACAACCTTGGTAAGCCTGGCAACTATGAAACAACCATTGAAACCATGAAACTAATGGAGAGTGTAAAGACCACAAGGGACAGACAGGCACTGCACCTGGCACACCTTCAGTTCCATTCATACGGAGGAAATTCATGGAGGGAATTTGAGAGTGCAACTCCCCAGATAACTGATTATATCAATAGTGCAGATCACCTGACATTTGACATGGGCCAGGTTATATTCGGTCCTGCAATGACAATGACAGCCGATGGACCACTGGAATATTCCAATGCACGCATGCTGCATGCAAAATGGAGTAACAAGGATGTGGAACTTGAAGATGGTGCAGGTGTTGTACCAATTGAGTATTCTCCAAAGAGCTTTGTCAATGCAGTCCAGTGGGCAATTGGACTTGAACTGGCACTCATGGTTGAGGATCCATGGAAGGTCATGTTCACAACCGACAGTCCAAACGGTGGTTCCTTTGTTAACTATCCTGAAGCCTATGCACTTCTCATGAGTGCAAAGAAGAGGCAGCAGATAATCGAGAGCCTGCCGGATCTTGCAGTTGATCGAATGGTACTGCCTGGTATTGACAGGGAACTTGATTTCTATGAGCTGGCAATCCTGACCAGAGGTATCCAGTCAAAGATGTTCTCCATGGATAACATCGGACACCTGGGAGTCGGTGCTGATGCAGATATTGCAATATATGACATGATTCCAGGCCAGGTTGATCCTGGTACAGAACACGAGAAACTCAAGAAGGCATTCTCTGCAACTTCATGCACCATCAAGAGAGGTAACGTTGTTGTGCAGGACGGAGAGATCGTTGCAACACCTGCCGGCAGGACCTACTGGGTCAATGCAGCAGGTTGTGTGAAAGGTGAAGTACAGGAAGCTGCCATGAAGGATATAAAGAACAATTTCCGCAGGTACTATACTGTGGGCATTGCCAATTACATGGTGGAGGACGATTACCTGCCCCATCCAGTTGAGATTACAACGGAGGTGAACTGA
- the nikB gene encoding nickel ABC transporter permease: MLNYVLRRILFLIPTLLLVSVLSFSIIHFAPGDPAELLMTGPDGIADPVAVKEFSEKMGFDRPFHVQYGIWLKQVISGDLGYSYMTGQPVAEAITHKFAATFKLAVLSMFFALLIAVPGGIIAALGRDTWKDDISRFISLIGVSVPNFWQSYIMILVFALILDMFPVGGYGESGELKFMILPAITLGTASAAVLMRLVRSSLLDVLDQDYIRAARARGIPEHIIIGKYGLKNAFIPVITMLGLSFGYLLNGSVVVETVFAWPGIGNLMVNSIYDRDYPMIQGTLLFVATIFVVVNLLVDISYAYLDPRWRYDENNS, encoded by the coding sequence ATGCTAAATTACGTACTGCGAAGGATATTGTTCTTGATACCGACCCTTCTTCTAGTTTCGGTGTTGAGCTTTTCTATCATCCATTTCGCGCCTGGGGATCCTGCAGAACTCTTAATGACAGGTCCTGATGGCATTGCTGATCCTGTGGCAGTCAAGGAGTTCAGTGAGAAGATGGGCTTTGATAGGCCTTTTCATGTGCAGTACGGTATCTGGTTGAAACAGGTGATATCAGGAGACCTTGGATATTCTTACATGACAGGTCAGCCGGTTGCAGAAGCCATTACACATAAATTTGCAGCAACTTTCAAGCTAGCTGTACTGAGCATGTTCTTTGCATTGCTCATCGCTGTTCCTGGTGGAATTATTGCTGCACTTGGCAGAGATACATGGAAAGATGATATCAGCAGATTCATTTCATTGATAGGTGTCTCTGTACCCAATTTCTGGCAGAGCTATATCATGATACTGGTATTTGCCCTGATTCTGGACATGTTTCCAGTTGGAGGTTATGGGGAAAGTGGTGAGCTGAAATTCATGATATTACCGGCGATAACTCTGGGAACTGCTTCTGCAGCTGTCCTGATGAGATTGGTAAGGTCAAGTTTGCTGGATGTTCTTGATCAGGACTATATCAGGGCAGCAAGGGCACGTGGTATACCTGAACACATCATAATTGGAAAATATGGATTAAAGAATGCGTTCATTCCGGTAATTACCATGCTGGGCTTAAGTTTTGGATACCTGCTAAATGGCTCTGTGGTTGTGGAAACGGTTTTCGCATGGCCGGGTATAGGTAACCTGATGGTGAATTCCATATATGATAGAGATTATCCGATGATACAGGGTACACTTCTTTTCGTGGCAACTATTTTTGTGGTAGTTAATCTGCTAGTTGATATTTCGTATGCGTATCTTGATCCCAGGTGGAGGTATGATGAGAATAATAGCTAA
- a CDS encoding formylmethanofuran dehydrogenase subunit B, protein MMKVITDVVCPFCGSLCDDLTVKVEDNVITDIQRACILGHNKIAGVCLHDRIESPMIRKDGELVEVSYEEAIEKAAEILANSKRNLSYGWASTSCEAVSKAIQLAEETGALIDSTANVCHGPTVLAVHEKGSPAASLGQVKNRADLVVFWGCNPVHAHPRHMSRYSTYARGFFTKKGRKARNIAVVDVRETDTAKLADKYVQVEPGGDYMLLCAIRSVINENEDVIPAEVAGIPKEEIIELATMLKEAKFSCIFYGMGTTQSRSKYKNGAAVSALLYDLNQYSKSVMIPMRGHYNVTGFGQVANWETGYPNAIDFNRKLAYYNPGETGASDVLLRGDVDSALIAAGDPGAHFAQEAVRCLAQIPLIQIDPYHNATTELADVVIPAAVVGVEVEGTAYRMDSIPLRMKKLIDTTFKSDEEIVTDLIEKVREIKGGA, encoded by the coding sequence ATAATGAAAGTAATTACAGATGTTGTATGTCCCTTCTGCGGATCACTGTGTGACGATCTTACTGTAAAGGTCGAGGACAATGTGATCACAGATATCCAGAGAGCATGCATTCTGGGGCACAACAAGATCGCAGGAGTATGCCTGCATGATAGAATTGAATCACCTATGATTCGCAAGGATGGAGAACTTGTGGAAGTTAGCTATGAGGAAGCCATTGAAAAAGCTGCTGAAATTCTTGCAAATTCAAAAAGAAACCTCTCGTACGGCTGGGCTTCAACTTCCTGTGAAGCTGTCAGCAAGGCAATTCAGCTTGCTGAGGAGACTGGTGCACTAATAGATTCCACTGCAAATGTATGCCATGGTCCAACTGTACTTGCAGTACATGAGAAAGGATCCCCTGCTGCATCCCTTGGCCAGGTAAAAAACCGTGCAGATCTTGTTGTATTCTGGGGGTGCAATCCGGTTCATGCCCATCCAAGGCATATGAGCAGATATTCCACATATGCAAGGGGATTCTTCACAAAGAAGGGAAGAAAGGCCAGAAATATTGCAGTGGTTGATGTAAGGGAAACTGATACTGCAAAGCTTGCAGATAAATATGTGCAGGTTGAGCCTGGAGGAGATTATATGCTTCTTTGTGCCATCCGTTCAGTCATCAATGAAAATGAAGATGTGATTCCTGCGGAAGTTGCTGGTATTCCAAAGGAGGAGATCATTGAACTTGCCACCATGCTCAAGGAAGCAAAGTTTAGCTGTATCTTCTATGGAATGGGTACTACCCAGTCAAGATCCAAGTACAAGAACGGAGCTGCAGTTTCAGCACTGCTCTATGACCTGAACCAGTACTCAAAATCAGTAATGATACCAATGAGAGGTCATTACAATGTTACCGGTTTTGGACAGGTTGCAAACTGGGAGACCGGTTATCCCAATGCAATTGACTTCAATCGCAAGCTGGCATACTATAATCCAGGAGAGACTGGTGCCAGTGATGTGCTGCTAAGGGGTGATGTGGACTCTGCTCTTATTGCAGCTGGAGATCCTGGCGCACACTTTGCCCAGGAAGCTGTCAGGTGCCTTGCACAAATCCCGCTGATACAGATTGACCCATATCATAATGCAACCACTGAGCTGGCAGATGTAGTAATCCCTGCTGCTGTTGTAGGTGTTGAAGTAGAGGGTACTGCCTACAGAATGGACAGTATCCCGCTTAGAATGAAGAAACTGATTGATACCACTTTCAAATCTGATGAGGAGATTGTAACAGATCTCATTGAGAAGGTGCGGGAGATCAAGGGAGGTGCTTGA
- a CDS encoding formylmethanofuran dehydrogenase subunit C, with the protein MQTVTLTLREKNRVPIEADTISPDNFAGRSERDIEQIPLWYGNTQVFLGDIFEVVADGSDSAENVRIEINGDLSRIKRIGQHMSAGEIVINGNVDMHCGCSMTGGKITINGHADSWVGCEMKGGEITVNGNAKYYVGSGYRGEEKGMSGGKIVVNGNALDYVGEHMSGGEIIITGNAGLLPGLSNSGGTIVIGGNTTMAAGEMKKGMIVIKGNLEEMLPVYREDGTEEFEGETYRKFTGDVNIKGKGTLLVK; encoded by the coding sequence ATGCAGACAGTTACACTTACCCTTCGGGAAAAAAACAGGGTTCCAATAGAGGCTGATACCATCAGCCCTGATAACTTTGCAGGACGCTCTGAGCGGGATATTGAACAGATTCCACTCTGGTATGGAAATACCCAGGTATTTCTTGGAGATATCTTCGAAGTTGTGGCTGACGGCAGTGACAGTGCAGAGAATGTGAGAATCGAGATTAACGGTGATCTGTCAAGAATTAAGAGAATCGGTCAGCACATGAGTGCTGGAGAGATCGTGATCAACGGTAATGTGGATATGCACTGTGGCTGTTCTATGACAGGCGGTAAGATTACCATCAACGGCCATGCTGACAGCTGGGTTGGATGCGAGATGAAGGGCGGTGAAATTACTGTCAATGGCAATGCAAAGTACTATGTTGGCAGTGGATACCGCGGCGAAGAAAAAGGCATGAGTGGCGGCAAAATTGTGGTCAACGGGAATGCTCTGGACTATGTAGGAGAGCACATGTCCGGTGGTGAGATCATCATTACCGGTAATGCAGGTCTTCTACCAGGCCTTTCCAACAGTGGCGGAACAATTGTCATCGGAGGCAATACCACCATGGCTGCCGGCGAGATGAAAAAAGGCATGATAGTGATCAAGGGCAATCTTGAAGAGATGCTGCCGGTATATCGTGAAGACGGAACCGAGGAATTTGAGGGTGAAACCTACCGCAAGTTCACAGGCGATGTGAATATTAAAGGCAAGGGCACTCTGCTTGTGAAATGA